In Streptomyces canus, one DNA window encodes the following:
- a CDS encoding DUF4235 domain-containing protein, whose protein sequence is MAKKKKLPLAYQPLGFVLGWSSGWLAGLAFRKTWMAIRHEEDAPDALDRDRGWGEILLAAAIQGAIFAAVRSAVDRTGAKAIERSTGTWPASDKGGRD, encoded by the coding sequence ATGGCCAAGAAGAAGAAGCTGCCCCTCGCCTACCAGCCCCTCGGATTCGTCCTCGGCTGGTCGAGCGGTTGGCTCGCGGGACTGGCCTTCCGCAAGACCTGGATGGCGATCCGGCACGAGGAGGACGCGCCCGACGCCCTGGACCGGGACCGCGGCTGGGGGGAGATCCTCCTGGCGGCCGCCATCCAGGGCGCCATCTTCGCCGCGGTGCGCAGTGCCGTGGACCGCACCGGCGCGAAGGCCATCGAGCGGTCCACCGGCACCTGGCCGGCCTCCGACAAGGGCGGCCGGGACTGA
- a CDS encoding pyridoxamine 5'-phosphate oxidase family protein, translating into MAAQPARPAEQRKQDTLNRLEHDEDVWVATAPDDGSGVPYLVPLSFLWDGSTILLATPADSPTGRNLKATGRVRLGLGPTRDVVMIEGTVDTVTQAELTGEEGDRFAVRTGFDPRRLATPYLYFKVHPQRVQAWREANELTGRVVMRNGQWLVGD; encoded by the coding sequence ATGGCCGCACAGCCCGCACGCCCCGCCGAGCAGCGTAAGCAGGACACCCTGAACCGACTGGAGCACGACGAGGACGTCTGGGTCGCCACGGCCCCGGACGACGGCTCGGGTGTGCCGTATCTCGTCCCGCTCTCGTTCCTCTGGGACGGCTCCACCATCCTCCTGGCCACCCCGGCCGACAGCCCCACCGGCCGGAACCTGAAGGCGACCGGCAGAGTGCGCCTCGGCCTCGGGCCCACCCGGGACGTCGTGATGATCGAGGGCACCGTCGACACCGTCACCCAGGCCGAACTGACCGGCGAGGAGGGGGACCGGTTCGCCGTGCGAACCGGCTTCGACCCCCGCCGACTCGCCACGCCCTACCTGTACTTCAAGGTCCACCCGCAGCGGGTGCAGGCCTGGCGGGAGGCCAACGAGCTCACGGGGCGTGTGGTGATGAGGAACGGACAGTGGCTGGTCGGCGACTGA
- a CDS encoding TetR/AcrR family transcriptional regulator, whose product MTRAAPEDPRAARTRARLREALLAECAERPLEEVGVAALVRRAGVGRATFYVHYDGLEALAVDACADVVRDAVEALHAWRGRPDPVHAPPALAEFFGSLTPHTALYRSLLAPGGGGPLGRVLHRDLRAYSLRERELAGAADAPLVASAVAATFAGVLADWLHGLLDAGAADIADQVWQLLVALHASR is encoded by the coding sequence GTGACCCGCGCCGCACCCGAGGACCCGCGGGCGGCGCGCACCCGGGCGCGGCTGCGGGAGGCGCTGCTCGCGGAGTGCGCCGAGCGGCCGCTGGAGGAGGTCGGCGTGGCCGCGCTGGTGCGGCGGGCCGGGGTCGGGCGGGCGACCTTCTACGTGCACTACGACGGCCTGGAGGCGCTCGCCGTCGACGCCTGCGCCGATGTCGTACGGGACGCCGTGGAGGCGCTGCACGCCTGGCGCGGGCGGCCCGACCCGGTGCACGCGCCGCCCGCGCTCGCGGAGTTCTTCGGCTCGCTCACCCCGCACACCGCCCTGTACCGGTCCCTGCTCGCCCCGGGCGGCGGCGGCCCCCTCGGCAGGGTCCTGCACCGGGACCTGCGGGCCTACAGTCTGCGGGAGCGCGAGCTCGCGGGCGCGGCGGACGCCCCCCTGGTCGCCTCCGCGGTCGCCGCCACCTTCGCCGGCGTACTGGCCGACTGGCTGCACGGACTGCTCGACGCCGGCGCAGCCGACATCGCCGACCAGGTCTGGCAGTTGCTGGTCGCGCTGCACGCGAGCCGGTGA
- a CDS encoding DUF1304 domain-containing protein, translating into MEILADVLVALVAALHVYILVMEMFLWQKKPGMSFHGFDPEMARATAAMAGNQGLYNGFLAAGLVWGLVAGDPTGFRAQVFFLVCVIVAGVYGAVTANVRILAAQALPGALALAAVLVAQ; encoded by the coding sequence ATGGAGATCCTGGCCGATGTGCTGGTCGCCCTGGTGGCGGCGCTGCATGTGTACATCCTGGTGATGGAGATGTTCCTGTGGCAGAAGAAGCCGGGGATGTCCTTTCACGGCTTCGACCCGGAGATGGCCCGGGCCACCGCCGCCATGGCCGGCAACCAGGGGCTGTACAACGGGTTCCTCGCGGCGGGACTCGTGTGGGGGCTCGTGGCCGGGGATCCGACCGGGTTCCGGGCGCAGGTGTTCTTCCTGGTGTGCGTGATCGTCGCGGGTGTGTACGGCGCCGTCACCGCCAATGTCCGGATCCTCGCCGCTCAGGCGCTGCCCGGCGCGCTCGCCCTGGCGGCCGTGCTCGTGGCGCAGTGA
- a CDS encoding VOC family protein, with protein MALVKTGVVVLDCAEPEKLAVFYKELLDAEETDATANRVEIRGADGFRLGFRRDVNATPPSWPRPENSLQAHIDFVVDDLDATERKVVELGGRPLETKDASGPYEERGYADPAGHSFTLRLVTPTAPKQG; from the coding sequence ATGGCACTGGTGAAAACGGGGGTCGTCGTGCTCGACTGTGCCGAGCCCGAGAAGCTCGCCGTGTTCTACAAGGAGCTGCTGGACGCCGAGGAGACGGACGCGACCGCCAACCGCGTGGAGATCAGGGGCGCGGACGGCTTCCGGCTCGGGTTCCGCCGCGACGTGAACGCGACACCGCCGAGCTGGCCCCGTCCCGAGAACTCCCTCCAGGCCCACATCGACTTCGTGGTGGACGACCTGGACGCGACGGAGCGCAAGGTGGTGGAGCTCGGCGGGCGCCCACTGGAGACGAAGGACGCCTCGGGGCCGTACGAGGAACGTGGCTACGCCGACCCCGCCGGCCACTCCTTCACCCTGCGCTTGGTCACACCGACCGCGCCCAAACAGGGCTGA
- a CDS encoding GlxA family transcriptional regulator, whose product MRDAERTERVVVLALDGVYPFELGIPSRILGAADGRYEVLTCSVDGRPVRSNADFTIGVAHGPEILATAGTVVITPVSPERMPAELPEEVREALAYVRPDARIVSICTGAFVLAAAGLLDGRRATTHWQLAGRFRSMFPHIDLDPDVLFVDDGRILTSAGAASGVDVCLHLVRKDHGSELANAVARRCVVPPFRDGGQAQYIEQPVPEQGAASTAGTRAWALERLDESLTLADLAAHARMSLRTFARRFNDEVGMSPGRWLIQQRVARARHLLESSDLAVDQIAGRVGFATGASLRQHLHAAIGVSPQVYRRTFQTAAR is encoded by the coding sequence ATGCGAGATGCGGAGCGGACCGAGCGGGTCGTGGTGCTGGCCCTGGACGGCGTGTACCCCTTCGAGTTGGGCATCCCCAGCCGGATCCTCGGCGCGGCCGACGGCCGGTACGAGGTGCTGACCTGTTCGGTCGACGGTCGACCGGTGCGCAGCAACGCCGACTTCACCATCGGCGTCGCGCACGGGCCGGAGATCCTGGCCACCGCCGGCACCGTGGTGATCACCCCCGTCTCGCCGGAGCGGATGCCCGCCGAGCTCCCGGAGGAGGTGCGCGAGGCCCTCGCGTACGTCCGGCCCGACGCCCGGATCGTCTCCATCTGCACCGGCGCCTTCGTCCTCGCCGCGGCCGGTCTCCTGGACGGCCGGCGGGCGACGACCCACTGGCAGCTCGCCGGCCGCTTCCGGAGCATGTTCCCGCACATCGACCTCGACCCCGACGTGCTCTTCGTCGACGACGGCCGCATCCTCACCTCGGCCGGAGCGGCCTCCGGGGTGGACGTCTGCCTGCACCTCGTCCGCAAGGACCACGGCAGTGAACTCGCCAACGCCGTCGCCCGCCGCTGTGTGGTCCCGCCGTTCCGGGACGGCGGCCAGGCCCAGTACATCGAGCAGCCGGTCCCGGAACAGGGCGCCGCGAGTACCGCCGGGACCCGCGCCTGGGCGCTGGAGCGCCTCGACGAGTCCCTGACCCTGGCCGACCTCGCCGCCCACGCCCGGATGAGCCTGCGCACCTTCGCCCGCCGCTTCAACGACGAGGTGGGCATGAGCCCCGGCCGCTGGCTCATCCAGCAGCGTGTCGCCCGGGCCCGGCACCTCCTGGAGTCCAGCGACCTGGCCGTCGACCAGATCGCCGGCCGCGTCGGGTTCGCCACGGGCGCGTCCCTGCGACAGCACCTGCACGCGGCGATCGGGGTGTCACCGCAGGTGTACCGGCGGACGTTCCAGACGGCGGCGCGCTGA
- a CDS encoding GNAT family N-acetyltransferase, translating to MVVHDGEVVGHLTGSLTEPSAVRPVKSATLNSLYVRPAHRRARIGGQLVAEFLAWAGAEGAAQAEVDAYAANQEAIRFYERQGFGAQAVTLRYDLGGKTEVESGGNGQTDAVSR from the coding sequence GTGGTGGTTCACGACGGTGAGGTGGTCGGACATCTGACGGGATCCTTGACGGAACCGTCCGCCGTGCGGCCGGTGAAGTCGGCCACGCTGAACAGCCTGTACGTCCGCCCGGCCCATCGGCGTGCGCGGATCGGCGGGCAGTTGGTGGCGGAGTTCCTCGCCTGGGCCGGGGCCGAGGGGGCCGCGCAGGCGGAGGTCGACGCCTACGCGGCCAACCAGGAGGCGATCCGCTTCTACGAGCGCCAGGGGTTCGGGGCCCAGGCCGTCACGTTGCGGTACGACCTCGGCGGAAAGACGGAGGTGGAATCCGGTGGGAACGGCCAGACTGATGCCGTCAGTCGATGA